The following are encoded together in the Thalassomonas haliotis genome:
- a CDS encoding leucine-rich repeat domain-containing protein, producing MSYRKVKLSLVTSLLATVSSCALIAPETVDELAFKDASFAACVKKANQPRLAEIQELECANKGIISVDEIKYMPELEQLNLYNNQLKAIDIRNNPKLTRLVLGKNKIASIDLSRNTGLTMLNVSENPLNILDVSENKALKRLYAYKIPLSQIDVTKLEQLEDLGLSRHKLTALDLSHNPHLSMLNLSTGTLAKLDLSANPALKLVFLGGNRLEGIDFSNNPEITRLNVRNNHLTELDVSGLTELVSLKGDYNRLSTIDLGDKPSLETLELNNNQLVSLDLTEAPGLSKLVAFNNPLGRLRLPADEQITTLSIEGTPYALSEAGSSEEDKGIEQLFAPRVNILESGLIIKQGAGQKVTPGLLVKPKLGQYIGFTYGVDVPKDAGRLSNQVQFPITIRMTHPELTNPKNNHKFSESQWTDTMFKNNTNLAWWYFGEDYELAEGRWKLDILYRDSVIASRSYLLIDPNKAEEERDEDTRQALLMHQLVLNGEQTMCADAKFRGCLDFQSQQTCVASLTTYKDSCRKKSFHHLRVKANQVPTAEQLRSYFSYYTACMSTNYIKQQPAISADQVTDCLLEDGE from the coding sequence ATGTCGTATAGAAAAGTAAAACTTTCCCTGGTCACGAGTTTGTTGGCAACGGTAAGCAGTTGTGCCTTGATAGCCCCTGAAACTGTGGACGAGTTGGCTTTTAAAGATGCCAGTTTTGCCGCTTGTGTTAAAAAAGCCAATCAGCCCAGGTTGGCAGAAATACAGGAACTTGAATGTGCCAATAAAGGTATTATTTCGGTTGACGAAATAAAATATATGCCTGAGCTTGAACAGTTAAATTTATATAATAATCAACTTAAGGCGATAGACATCCGCAATAACCCCAAGCTTACCCGTTTGGTGCTGGGGAAAAACAAAATAGCCTCGATTGATTTAAGCCGCAATACCGGGCTGACTATGCTTAATGTCAGCGAAAACCCGCTTAACATACTTGATGTCAGCGAAAATAAAGCCTTGAAGCGTCTATATGCCTATAAGATCCCGTTAAGCCAAATTGACGTCACCAAGCTGGAACAGTTGGAAGATTTAGGTTTAAGCAGGCATAAATTAACGGCGCTGGATTTGTCGCACAACCCGCACTTGAGTATGTTAAACCTGAGTACCGGCACCTTAGCCAAGCTAGACTTAAGTGCCAACCCGGCGCTTAAGTTGGTTTTTCTTGGCGGCAACCGGCTTGAAGGGATAGATTTTAGCAATAACCCTGAGATCACCCGGTTAAACGTGCGCAATAACCATTTGACTGAACTGGATGTCAGCGGCTTAACTGAGCTTGTGTCGTTAAAAGGGGATTATAACCGGCTAAGCACAATTGATTTGGGTGATAAGCCATCACTTGAGACACTTGAGCTGAATAACAACCAGCTGGTATCGCTTGATCTGACGGAGGCGCCCGGGCTGTCTAAGCTTGTTGCCTTTAATAACCCGTTAGGTCGACTAAGGTTACCGGCAGATGAGCAGATCACTACCTTGTCTATAGAAGGCACGCCTTACGCGTTGTCTGAAGCTGGCAGCAGTGAAGAAGATAAGGGTATCGAGCAGTTGTTTGCCCCCAGGGTGAATATTCTCGAATCCGGATTGATTATTAAGCAGGGAGCAGGGCAGAAAGTGACTCCCGGGTTGCTGGTAAAACCAAAGCTGGGCCAGTATATCGGTTTTACTTACGGTGTAGATGTGCCTAAAGATGCCGGGCGGTTAAGCAACCAGGTGCAGTTTCCAATCACCATACGTATGACACACCCTGAACTGACCAATCCCAAAAACAACCATAAATTCTCTGAGTCGCAATGGACGGATACCATGTTTAAAAACAACACCAACCTGGCATGGTGGTATTTCGGCGAAGATTATGAGTTGGCGGAAGGGCGCTGGAAGCTTGATATTTTATACCGCGACAGTGTAATTGCCAGCAGGTCTTATTTATTGATCGATCCGAACAAAGCCGAGGAAGAAAGAGATGAGGACACCCGCCAGGCGCTGCTGATGCATCAGTTAGTACTTAATGGCGAGCAAACCATGTGTGCCGATGCCAAGTTCAGGGGCTGTCTGGATTTTCAGTCCCAACAAACCTGTGTTGCCAGCTTGACAACTTATAAAGACAGCTGCCGCAAAAAGTCCTTTCATCATTTAAGGGTTAAGGCCAATCAAGTGCCGACAGCAGAGCAGCTGCGCAGTTATTTCAGTTATTATACCGCCTGTATGTCGACAAATTATATCAAGCAGCAGCCTGCGATTAGCGCCGATCAGGTGACTGACTGTTTACTTGAAGATGGCGAGTAA
- a CDS encoding SRPBCC family protein, with the protein MKITKHVLIQRHPEDVWHTIAEQFDQAHKWMGIVENSYKVPGQSAVDGAPVAGRVCEFTKDPNGLKAEEKILSFSPEQMRFDFDVVPVNAPKLFPVKRNLVTMSVRKTSNSLSEVTWLSQIELSLFGYIVYPLLKRGLSKNFAGIMEDLKRYLEINNKAKDASLACSLKLQ; encoded by the coding sequence ATGAAAATAACGAAACATGTTCTAATACAAAGGCATCCGGAGGATGTGTGGCATACCATTGCCGAACAATTTGACCAGGCCCATAAATGGATGGGAATAGTAGAAAATTCATATAAGGTTCCAGGCCAGTCTGCCGTCGATGGTGCGCCTGTGGCCGGTCGGGTATGTGAATTTACCAAGGACCCCAACGGGCTAAAAGCTGAAGAAAAAATATTGAGCTTCTCGCCAGAGCAGATGCGCTTTGATTTTGATGTTGTGCCCGTTAACGCACCTAAATTGTTTCCCGTAAAAAGAAACCTGGTCACCATGTCGGTCAGAAAAACCTCAAACTCACTTAGTGAAGTCACCTGGCTATCCCAAATTGAATTATCGCTTTTCGGTTATATTGTTTATCCCCTGCTAAAACGGGGGCTTTCAAAAAACTTTGCCGGAATTATGGAAGATTTGAAGCGCTATTTGGAAATCAACAATAAGGCTAAAGATGCCTCATTGGCTTGTTCACTTAAATTACAGTAA
- a CDS encoding MarR family winged helix-turn-helix transcriptional regulator: MKRKRTVHEVAFRLSYDLGTQITPQLGQLAFKPAPMQLRAMRRIWSTDGSTLLDIARTLNRDKSQVKRLIDELCAIELVKREPNPADKRSKLLKLTDKGYGFFESIEKIEAVFSEQLTAGIPEKDLAAFFRVSDRLSDNLRELNKEGSVK, translated from the coding sequence ATGAAAAGGAAACGTACCGTCCATGAAGTTGCCTTTCGTCTGAGTTACGATCTGGGCACTCAAATCACGCCCCAATTAGGTCAATTAGCATTCAAGCCTGCGCCTATGCAATTGCGGGCTATGAGACGAATATGGAGTACTGATGGTTCTACCTTGTTGGATATTGCCAGGACTTTAAATCGGGATAAGAGTCAGGTTAAAAGGTTAATAGATGAGCTTTGCGCGATAGAGCTGGTTAAGCGTGAACCGAACCCTGCAGATAAACGCAGTAAACTGTTAAAGTTAACAGATAAGGGTTATGGCTTTTTTGAATCCATCGAAAAAATTGAAGCGGTATTTTCAGAGCAGCTGACCGCAGGTATCCCAGAGAAGGACTTAGCAGCTTTTTTTAGGGTGTCAGATCGCCTTTCGGATAACTTACGAGAGTTAAATAAGGAAGGTTCGGTTAAATAA
- a CDS encoding ion transporter encodes MKQEGSPLYNLVLLFLSVYVLATLSIEAFLIEDQEIKQVLQYIDLAVCCIFLCDFFINFYQAESKSQFLKWGWLDFISSIPAIDPLRWGRVSKVVRVIRYLRAIKSIKILVKSLHVSKYETFTLSVFLIVFVCFTLSSAFILEFERSYSSSINTAESALWWAFLNLMNAKTSISQAVSHEGIIMTTILNKVGLLLFAYVNSMFIAWLVVQKRTDLETTNYVKNTNEE; translated from the coding sequence ATGAAACAAGAAGGTTCACCACTATACAATTTGGTCCTATTATTTTTGAGTGTATACGTACTTGCCACTCTCTCAATTGAAGCATTCTTAATTGAAGATCAAGAAATAAAACAGGTACTTCAATATATTGACTTAGCCGTGTGTTGCATTTTTTTATGCGATTTTTTTATTAACTTTTATCAAGCTGAATCAAAGTCTCAATTTCTTAAGTGGGGATGGTTGGATTTTATATCTTCAATTCCGGCAATAGATCCGCTTCGATGGGGTAGAGTTTCAAAAGTGGTGAGAGTAATCCGCTATCTGCGTGCTATCAAATCTATTAAGATCCTTGTTAAAAGTCTGCATGTTAGTAAATATGAGACATTTACACTCAGTGTATTTTTAATTGTATTTGTCTGTTTTACGTTATCTTCTGCATTTATTTTAGAGTTTGAACGTTCCTATAGTTCAAGTATTAATACTGCTGAATCGGCATTATGGTGGGCATTTCTCAACTTAATGAATGCAAAAACCTCTATTAGCCAGGCGGTTAGTCATGAAGGAATAATTATGACTACAATATTAAATAAAGTTGGTTTGTTATTGTTTGCCTATGTGAACTCAATGTTTATTGCGTGGTTAGTCGTTCAAAAAAGAACAGATTTAGAAACAACTAACTATGTTAAAAACACAAATGAAGAGTAA
- a CDS encoding DUF3320 domain-containing protein: MSSSQKKTNNEGIEQQLERSRLELLDMGLRGNPQLNCRSTSQKVLDIVDEKSGHIFELLVKQEVKMSFLPIPKVYQKQKEVDEQDRSFTFEQQEQVTLPPLDVHLAEKKGDARFSDKHLQTGLIPEKLDKSLLRIETEAHNLLQEQGIEVLYLALGFLKWYEDERSKTARYAPLVLLPVELIRTSAREGFKLKYTGEDIGPNLTLAAKLNGEYNLKLPLFDEEFDPVSYFQSVKESIGNQPRWQVMEDKVSLSLFSFGKFQMYMDLEPSSWPEGKDPSQNPLLNRLLKDGFDESETIVEQAANHNILKSPEKLTLVKDADSSQLESIIAAQNGADLIIQGPPGTGKSQTITNIIAESLGRGKKILFVAQKMAALEVVKKRLDECHLGHAVLELHSHKSTKKAVLASLAQAMDQGKPNIPDRTLLYQQLTENKENLNAYVVAIEKPILGSQINYVDALGFLQEVEAQRGVVELPELPFAIMKDWDVQQFSTITQLVQSLIDHLNHMGVPEDNPFCMTDRCDISPIDQKYISETSVICHTDLEQLIQHAHVLASNMGLSLPTTIDELEIIHRTAARAIEAPKLGNININTDDWQIHREAIREGLTAGRKMSQLYSSYKSRFVEQAFDAELLPIRQGLIGRTDKWWRIFSAAYRRARNSLAALCKEPLADNPDDWLLWVDDMLDYQKQQKRFQDHELLLSKLFGAQWQGRKSDWGVLSTLSEWIIDLYEQIDEGNVPKGLVQFLSNHSDLIQHKQLFDANQALFTKLEKQLDQLVSTVKIAKGDPLNNLSTCLFDRLLDILSQWQNIDDLYQYVRYNQLIERLRKNDLNLLADYSRNWRKDNDLLLTLLKLSYYQGLVTIAYDSSEVIRRFDRLGHEKFISDFRQLDADCLGYAQERLADYIYQSLPKRHAKGEMEVLMRELGKKNRHLPIRQLLTKAGNAVQQIKPIFMMSPMSISTYLEQGTVDFDLVIFDEASQITAPDSLGALMRGKQVIVVGDSKQMPPSDLFGKSVQLTDDDVEDSATAEMESILSMMEAKGVPQVMLRWHYRSRNDSLIAVSNNQFYDDRLLAFPSSGAQKEAKGLTFNHLADTIYGEGGTSSNWGEAKAIAEAVMRHAKQTPQLSLGVVAFGIVQRELIMLEVERLRRENPDFDGFFQHHEGGDEFFIKNLENVQGDERDVIFISICYGRKADGKINQNFGLINKQGGERRLNVLISRARLAMEVFANFTADELRVHDNSPYGIRALQVFLRYAETGVFELESGKDEEEVGAFEQQLHKAVKALGYPVEQRVGRQGFHLDLAIKNPENEEQYILAIESDGASYQKAASVRDRERLRSSVLHGLGWRQHRVWSTDWYRNAQSEIERIQEAIEQAMINQALLDEQIKKEESAGNIVVPMDSAKQISVGSFIEREDFDPDSDVAYVPGYKMVGDSELGLPKVDDFGAIPTDVLANAVRILVNGESPIIPSLLTSRLASAAGLARAGSRVKRQVDNAIVEAKAAENIVAHKGVLFAADNQSVSLRSWEFLPDNYRKLDNICDVELVNAVLLTVRDAYTVDEKDAIAGALSLLGFKRVTASAMERVKKLVEQQVQYGPLMLKNERLQIEENVQ; encoded by the coding sequence ATGAGCTCTTCCCAGAAAAAAACTAACAATGAAGGTATTGAGCAGCAGTTAGAGCGAAGCCGTTTAGAACTTTTAGATATGGGACTTCGAGGTAATCCGCAGCTAAATTGTCGAAGCACGAGTCAAAAAGTGTTGGATATCGTTGATGAAAAGTCTGGTCATATATTTGAATTACTAGTAAAGCAAGAAGTTAAGATGAGTTTCTTGCCTATCCCCAAGGTCTATCAAAAACAAAAAGAAGTAGATGAACAGGATCGTAGTTTTACTTTTGAGCAGCAAGAGCAGGTAACACTTCCTCCTTTAGATGTTCATCTTGCAGAAAAGAAAGGTGATGCAAGATTCTCTGATAAACATTTGCAAACAGGTTTAATTCCAGAAAAGCTAGATAAATCCCTATTGCGCATCGAGACTGAAGCACACAATTTACTTCAAGAACAAGGGATTGAAGTGCTGTATTTGGCTCTGGGATTCCTAAAGTGGTACGAAGATGAACGTTCAAAAACTGCGCGTTATGCGCCGTTGGTACTATTGCCTGTTGAGTTAATTCGGACATCTGCAAGGGAAGGGTTTAAGTTAAAATATACAGGTGAAGATATTGGTCCAAACCTCACTTTAGCGGCCAAATTGAATGGCGAATATAACTTGAAGTTGCCATTATTCGATGAAGAATTCGATCCTGTTAGTTATTTTCAATCCGTCAAGGAGTCCATAGGAAATCAGCCTCGTTGGCAGGTTATGGAAGACAAAGTTTCACTAAGCTTATTCTCTTTTGGCAAGTTCCAAATGTATATGGATCTTGAGCCTTCGAGTTGGCCCGAAGGTAAAGATCCTTCGCAGAACCCTTTGTTAAATCGATTATTGAAAGATGGGTTTGATGAAAGTGAAACTATCGTAGAGCAAGCAGCTAATCACAATATACTCAAGTCTCCAGAAAAACTTACATTAGTTAAAGATGCTGACTCCAGTCAATTAGAGTCTATTATTGCTGCGCAAAATGGTGCGGATCTCATTATTCAGGGACCGCCAGGCACCGGCAAGTCACAAACAATCACTAATATCATTGCTGAATCATTGGGGCGTGGTAAAAAAATCTTGTTTGTTGCTCAAAAAATGGCAGCTTTAGAAGTGGTAAAAAAACGTCTGGATGAATGTCATTTAGGCCATGCAGTGCTTGAGCTCCATAGTCACAAAAGCACCAAGAAGGCCGTGTTAGCTTCGTTGGCACAAGCAATGGATCAAGGAAAACCTAACATCCCTGATCGGACGTTACTCTATCAGCAATTGACAGAAAATAAAGAGAACTTAAATGCTTATGTTGTTGCCATTGAAAAGCCTATTCTCGGCAGTCAAATCAACTATGTTGATGCTTTAGGTTTTTTGCAGGAAGTAGAAGCACAAAGAGGAGTTGTCGAACTTCCTGAGCTGCCTTTTGCCATAATGAAGGATTGGGATGTCCAGCAATTTTCTACTATAACACAGCTTGTCCAGAGCTTGATTGATCATCTTAATCATATGGGGGTTCCTGAGGATAATCCATTTTGTATGACAGATCGCTGTGATATATCCCCCATAGATCAAAAATATATTTCCGAGACTTCTGTAATTTGCCATACAGATTTGGAACAGCTTATTCAACATGCTCATGTGTTAGCTAGTAACATGGGGTTATCTCTACCTACGACAATAGACGAGTTAGAGATTATACATCGAACAGCTGCCCGAGCTATAGAAGCCCCTAAACTTGGTAATATTAATATCAATACTGATGACTGGCAAATACATAGAGAAGCTATACGTGAAGGGCTTACAGCTGGTCGTAAAATGTCGCAACTGTATAGTTCTTACAAATCACGGTTTGTTGAACAGGCTTTTGATGCGGAACTACTGCCAATTCGACAAGGGTTGATTGGCCGTACAGACAAGTGGTGGAGGATATTTTCAGCTGCCTATCGTCGCGCTAGAAACAGTTTGGCGGCATTGTGTAAAGAGCCATTAGCAGATAACCCTGATGATTGGTTGCTCTGGGTTGATGATATGCTCGATTATCAAAAACAGCAAAAACGTTTCCAGGATCATGAGCTGTTATTGTCTAAACTTTTTGGCGCTCAGTGGCAAGGAAGGAAATCCGATTGGGGTGTGTTGAGTACCTTATCGGAGTGGATCATAGACCTTTATGAACAAATTGATGAAGGCAATGTTCCAAAAGGGCTCGTACAGTTCTTATCCAATCACTCTGATCTGATTCAACACAAACAGCTATTTGACGCAAACCAAGCATTGTTTACCAAGCTGGAAAAACAATTAGATCAATTGGTATCAACGGTAAAAATCGCTAAAGGTGACCCACTGAATAATTTGTCGACCTGCCTTTTTGATAGGCTCTTAGATATTTTATCTCAGTGGCAAAACATTGATGACCTCTATCAATATGTACGCTATAACCAATTGATTGAGAGATTGAGAAAAAACGACCTAAACCTACTGGCGGACTATAGCCGCAATTGGCGTAAAGATAATGATCTACTCTTGACCCTATTAAAATTGAGTTATTATCAGGGATTAGTGACCATCGCTTATGACAGCAGCGAGGTTATCAGGCGTTTTGACCGTCTTGGCCATGAAAAATTTATTAGTGATTTTCGCCAGCTTGATGCCGATTGCTTAGGTTATGCACAAGAACGTCTTGCTGATTACATCTACCAATCTTTACCTAAGCGTCACGCTAAAGGTGAAATGGAAGTTTTGATGCGTGAGTTAGGTAAAAAAAACCGTCATTTGCCCATTCGCCAGTTGTTGACCAAAGCAGGTAATGCTGTACAGCAAATCAAGCCTATCTTTATGATGAGTCCTATGTCTATTTCAACGTATCTAGAACAAGGAACCGTAGATTTCGATTTGGTAATTTTTGATGAGGCCAGCCAGATCACTGCACCTGATTCACTAGGGGCTCTCATGCGAGGTAAGCAAGTTATTGTTGTTGGTGACAGTAAACAGATGCCTCCGAGTGACCTATTTGGCAAGTCAGTTCAGCTAACGGATGATGATGTTGAAGACAGTGCCACAGCAGAGATGGAAAGTATCCTCTCCATGATGGAAGCCAAAGGTGTGCCTCAAGTTATGCTGCGCTGGCACTATCGCTCACGTAATGACTCATTGATTGCCGTTTCTAACAACCAGTTTTATGATGATCGCTTATTAGCCTTCCCAAGTTCTGGTGCTCAAAAAGAGGCTAAGGGCTTAACGTTTAACCATTTGGCCGATACTATATATGGAGAAGGAGGTACATCCTCCAATTGGGGGGAGGCGAAAGCTATTGCTGAGGCCGTTATGCGTCACGCCAAACAAACACCACAATTGTCATTGGGGGTTGTTGCCTTTGGTATTGTTCAGCGTGAGTTGATTATGCTGGAAGTAGAACGGCTGCGCCGTGAAAATCCTGATTTTGATGGTTTCTTTCAGCACCATGAGGGAGGGGATGAATTCTTCATTAAAAATCTAGAGAACGTACAGGGGGATGAGCGCGATGTTATCTTTATCAGTATCTGCTATGGTCGTAAGGCCGATGGTAAAATCAATCAAAACTTTGGCTTGATTAATAAGCAGGGGGGAGAGCGCCGCTTGAATGTATTGATTTCCCGTGCGCGACTAGCTATGGAGGTTTTTGCTAACTTCACTGCTGATGAATTACGGGTGCATGATAATTCACCCTACGGTATTAGAGCGCTGCAAGTTTTTTTACGTTATGCCGAAACTGGCGTTTTTGAACTGGAAAGTGGTAAAGATGAAGAAGAAGTGGGGGCGTTTGAACAACAACTTCATAAAGCAGTGAAAGCCCTCGGATATCCTGTTGAGCAACGGGTGGGACGACAGGGATTTCATCTAGACTTAGCAATAAAAAATCCAGAGAATGAAGAGCAATATATTTTAGCTATAGAAAGTGACGGAGCTAGTTACCAAAAGGCAGCTTCCGTTCGTGACCGTGAGCGCTTGAGATCTTCTGTGCTACATGGTTTGGGATGGCGACAACATCGCGTATGGAGTACTGATTGGTACCGTAATGCACAGTCTGAGATTGAACGTATTCAAGAAGCTATAGAACAGGCAATGATAAACCAAGCATTACTTGATGAACAAATAAAAAAGGAAGAATCAGCGGGGAATATTGTAGTGCCTATGGATTCAGCTAAACAGATATCTGTAGGCTCTTTTATTGAACGGGAAGATTTTGATCCTGACAGCGATGTAGCCTATGTTCCGGGTTATAAAATGGTAGGTGATTCAGAACTAGGTCTGCCCAAGGTCGATGATTTTGGGGCCATTCCAACAGATGTTCTTGCTAATGCAGTGCGTATACTTGTTAATGGTGAAAGCCCTATTATCCCATCTTTGTTGACCTCTCGTCTCGCCAGCGCTGCCGGGCTTGCTCGCGCAGGTTCACGAGTAAAACGACAAGTAGATAATGCCATTGTTGAAGCGAAAGCCGCCGAGAATATTGTCGCCCATAAGGGAGTGCTTTTTGCTGCTGATAACCAATCTGTTTCTCTACGAAGTTGGGAATTCCTACCGGATAATTACCGCAAGCTTGACAATATTTGTGATGTTGAATTAGTTAACGCTGTATTGCTTACAGTGCGTGATGCTTACACCGTTGATGAAAAAGACGCTATTGCGGGAGCTCTATCGCTGTTAGGCTTCAAACGTGTTACAGCGTCTGCTATGGAGCGAGTTAAAAAATTAGTAGAACAGCAGGTACAATATGGTCCATTGATGTTGAAAAATGAGCGATTACAAATTGAAGAAAATGTACAGTAA
- a CDS encoding sensor histidine kinase: protein MKAKTIPETQASLKVKPVKFHSIGRRIVAQFCIFTLVMSAIYGMFCFVLLYNLEDGFIEREVKQEADYLTAVYQNSQQWPTPRNASMSLYFSKNTLPDDMRQQFIEQPRRKEFYGTQGRHYHLVNLPEHPNTFLVAEVSQMLLVRPVRGGVLTLLLITGGILVVVAFIIAWMLGRKTAKPLKQLADLVDGVAPENIPETFADQFPNNEIGILARTLEHTMRRINQALEREKCFTRDVSHELRTPVAIIKNALEVYQAKHTVNNQGNNAAGDVSNIFGRISDASMQMEQTVTTLLALAREEQTAVKKASLALLPMVEQSIIDHSHLLEGKPVEVHLDDSCNTQVFAQQGMLKVLLDNLLSNAFQYTDSGEVTVSVINGQLTIKDTGPGIEAGISENVLEPRVKGSQSTGYGFGLSIVKRLCEHQGWELTVVSGKGTKISVLFS from the coding sequence ATGAAGGCTAAAACTATCCCTGAAACGCAAGCCTCCCTAAAAGTAAAACCGGTAAAATTTCATAGCATAGGCAGGCGCATTGTTGCCCAATTCTGCATTTTTACCCTGGTGATGTCGGCCATTTACGGCATGTTTTGCTTTGTGCTGTTGTACAACTTAGAAGACGGCTTTATTGAACGGGAAGTAAAACAAGAAGCCGATTATTTAACCGCCGTGTACCAAAACTCGCAGCAATGGCCGACGCCGCGAAATGCCAGCATGAGCCTCTATTTTTCGAAAAATACTTTACCTGATGATATGCGTCAGCAATTTATCGAACAGCCCCGCCGAAAAGAGTTCTATGGCACCCAGGGACGGCATTATCACCTGGTTAACTTACCCGAACACCCAAATACCTTTCTGGTTGCTGAAGTCAGCCAAATGCTGCTGGTGCGCCCCGTTCGCGGTGGGGTATTAACGTTACTGCTAATCACCGGCGGTATTTTAGTGGTTGTCGCCTTTATCATTGCCTGGATGTTAGGGCGAAAAACGGCAAAACCATTAAAACAACTGGCTGATTTAGTCGACGGTGTAGCCCCGGAAAATATTCCCGAAACTTTTGCCGATCAATTTCCAAATAATGAAATTGGCATTTTAGCACGCACCCTGGAACATACTATGAGGCGCATCAACCAGGCACTTGAACGAGAGAAGTGCTTTACCCGGGATGTCAGCCATGAATTAAGAACGCCAGTGGCCATTATCAAAAATGCCCTTGAAGTTTATCAGGCGAAGCATACGGTGAATAACCAGGGAAATAATGCCGCAGGTGATGTGAGTAATATTTTTGGCCGCATTAGTGACGCCAGTATGCAAATGGAGCAAACGGTAACTACCTTATTAGCGCTGGCGCGGGAAGAACAAACGGCGGTAAAAAAAGCGTCGTTGGCGTTGCTGCCTATGGTTGAGCAATCGATCATAGATCACAGCCATTTGCTTGAGGGAAAACCAGTTGAAGTACATCTTGATGACAGCTGCAATACCCAGGTATTTGCACAGCAGGGCATGTTAAAGGTGTTGTTGGATAATTTGCTCAGCAATGCTTTTCAATATACGGATTCTGGGGAAGTAACCGTTAGTGTCATAAACGGCCAATTAACGATAAAAGATACCGGGCCGGGCATAGAGGCGGGGATTTCAGAAAATGTCTTAGAGCCCAGGGTCAAGGGCAGTCAAAGTACTGGTTATGGTTTTGGCTTGTCTATTGTTAAGCGTCTGTGTGAGCATCAGGGATGGGAATTAACTGTTGTTAGTGGCAAGGGCACGAAAATTTCGGTTTTATTTAGCTGA
- a CDS encoding response regulator transcription factor translates to MTNQTSLYVLLVEDQVNIARNISDYMEAKGHVFDFATQGQQGLELALENHYDLIILDLNLPVMDGLEVCQQLREKSSRHLPIIMLTARDSIEDKVSGFTVGADDYLTKPFSLQELEVRCLALSRRHLLQSENTLTLGPISLDRKRKQVTRNGELLDLHAMGYRILTVLAEAYPQVVSRSMLSQKLWGDAPTESDAMRSHIYQLRCVLDKPFDYPVLKTVHGVGFALDVRDAENEG, encoded by the coding sequence ATGACAAATCAGACATCACTTTATGTATTATTGGTTGAAGACCAAGTGAATATCGCCCGCAATATTTCAGATTATATGGAAGCAAAAGGGCATGTCTTTGACTTTGCTACGCAGGGTCAACAAGGGCTGGAACTTGCCCTGGAAAATCATTATGACCTGATCATTCTCGACTTAAATTTGCCGGTGATGGACGGCCTTGAGGTCTGTCAGCAATTGCGGGAAAAATCGAGCCGTCATTTGCCTATTATCATGCTGACCGCAAGAGACAGCATTGAAGATAAAGTCTCAGGTTTTACCGTCGGCGCCGATGATTATCTAACTAAACCCTTTTCATTACAAGAGCTGGAAGTAAGATGTCTGGCCTTGTCCCGTCGTCATTTACTGCAAAGCGAAAATACCCTGACCTTAGGCCCGATAAGCCTTGACCGTAAAAGAAAGCAGGTAACGCGTAACGGAGAGCTGCTTGATTTACATGCCATGGGCTATCGCATTTTAACGGTATTGGCCGAAGCCTATCCGCAAGTGGTCAGCCGCTCTATGTTATCGCAAAAACTCTGGGGAGATGCACCGACAGAATCAGATGCGATGCGCTCCCATATTTATCAATTGCGCTGCGTACTGGATAAACCTTTTGATTATCCGGTGTTAAAAACAGTACACGGCGTTGGTTTTGCTTTGGATGTAAGAGATGCTGAAAATGAAGGCTAA